A single region of the Salmo salar chromosome ssa16, Ssal_v3.1, whole genome shotgun sequence genome encodes:
- the LOC106574736 gene encoding FUN14 domain-containing protein 1 isoform X2, giving the protein MADRKEDDILSEKDEPESEDETYEVVDLTEYARRHQWWSMVFGNNSGPLAEKYSVTTQIVMGGVTGWCAGYLFQRVGKIAATAIGGGFLLLQIANHSGYVQVDWKKVEKDVNKAKKHLKKRTKQAAPEINSFFEEATEFVKKNIVLSSGFVGGFLLGLAS; this is encoded by the exons ATGGCGGATCGCAAAGAAG ATGACATCTTATCAGAAAAGGATGAGCCGGAGAGCGAGGATGAGACCTATGAGGTGGTGGACCTGACAGAGTACGCCCGGAGGCACCAATGGTGGAGCATGGTGTTTGGGAATAACTCTGGTCCCCTCGCTGAGAAATACTCTGTGACCACGCAGATCGTGATGGGAGGGGTCACTGGCTG GTGTGCAGGATACTTGTTCCAGAGAGTAGGGAAGATAGCTGCTACTGCCATAGGTGGAGGGTTCCTGTTGTTACAG ATAGCGAATCACAGTGGCTACGTGCAGGTGGACTGGAAGAAAGTGGAGAAGGATGTGAACAAAGCAAAGAAACACCTGAAGAAGAGAACCAAGCAAGCAGCCCCTGAAATTAACTCCTTCTTCGAGGAG GCCACAGAGTTTGTCAAGAAGAACATTGTCCTGTCCAGCGGGTTTGTGGGTGGATTCCTCCTGGGCTTAGCCTCCTAA
- the LOC106574736 gene encoding FUN14 domain-containing protein 1 isoform X1 — protein sequence MADRKEDDILSEKDEPESEDETYEVVDLTEYARRHQWWSMVFGNNSGPLAEKYSVTTQIVMGGVTGWCAGYLFQRVGKIAATAIGGGFLLLQIANHSGYVQVDWKKVEKDVNKAKKHLKKRTKQAAPEINSFFEEVKATEFVKKNIVLSSGFVGGFLLGLAS from the exons ATGGCGGATCGCAAAGAAG ATGACATCTTATCAGAAAAGGATGAGCCGGAGAGCGAGGATGAGACCTATGAGGTGGTGGACCTGACAGAGTACGCCCGGAGGCACCAATGGTGGAGCATGGTGTTTGGGAATAACTCTGGTCCCCTCGCTGAGAAATACTCTGTGACCACGCAGATCGTGATGGGAGGGGTCACTGGCTG GTGTGCAGGATACTTGTTCCAGAGAGTAGGGAAGATAGCTGCTACTGCCATAGGTGGAGGGTTCCTGTTGTTACAG ATAGCGAATCACAGTGGCTACGTGCAGGTGGACTGGAAGAAAGTGGAGAAGGATGTGAACAAAGCAAAGAAACACCTGAAGAAGAGAACCAAGCAAGCAGCCCCTGAAATTAACTCCTTCTTCGAGGAGGTAAAG GCCACAGAGTTTGTCAAGAAGAACATTGTCCTGTCCAGCGGGTTTGTGGGTGGATTCCTCCTGGGCTTAGCCTCCTAA